The Oxalobacteraceae bacterium OTU3CINTB1 genome includes a window with the following:
- a CDS encoding HDOD domain-containing protein, whose amino-acid sequence MSAPDTSPFPLVEFQAVSNARNEWVALSFELSADAGDAFQSTLTLFRTPDAFAALAPLDCIVPVPDPASLELSQLSTLPSSRVILRVPAAPCADVPVQKKLAAIADAGYRIMIEGVTAGSTATLCGATALMVDASIALPPVIALIGQPGPHLAANMHSELRIAECAHAGFHWFSGDYALHPSQESAGDGTSRKRLLALLGMLARDADSRELEVLLKQDPALSYHLLKLVNSAAFALSSPIHSFGQAINVLGRRQLQRWLQLLLYARQQDDGLANPLLPLAAVRAAHMEALSKSLGWDRDQQDMAFVAGVFSLLDVLLGMSMTEIVAALSLDLDVVMALLDRGGPLGELLSLVERHDRAALDKAGIGADTYWQAQLQAYHWAIQVSRNL is encoded by the coding sequence ATGTCCGCGCCAGATACTAGTCCGTTCCCCCTGGTGGAATTCCAAGCGGTGTCCAACGCTCGCAACGAGTGGGTGGCGCTGAGTTTCGAATTGTCCGCCGACGCGGGCGACGCCTTCCAGTCCACGCTGACCTTGTTCAGAACCCCCGACGCCTTCGCCGCGCTGGCGCCGCTCGACTGCATCGTGCCGGTGCCCGATCCGGCCTCGCTGGAACTGTCACAACTCTCGACCTTGCCGTCCAGCCGCGTGATCCTGCGCGTGCCGGCGGCGCCCTGCGCCGACGTGCCGGTGCAAAAGAAACTCGCCGCCATCGCCGACGCCGGCTACCGCATCATGATCGAAGGCGTCACCGCCGGCTCCACCGCCACCTTGTGCGGCGCCACGGCGTTGATGGTGGACGCCTCGATCGCGTTGCCGCCGGTGATCGCGTTGATCGGCCAGCCCGGTCCGCACCTCGCCGCCAATATGCACAGCGAGCTGCGCATCGCCGAATGCGCGCACGCCGGCTTCCACTGGTTCAGCGGCGACTACGCGCTGCACCCGTCGCAAGAGAGCGCCGGCGACGGCACCTCGCGCAAGCGTCTGCTGGCGCTGCTCGGCATGCTGGCGCGCGACGCCGATTCGCGCGAGCTCGAAGTGCTGCTCAAGCAAGACCCGGCGCTGTCCTACCACCTGTTAAAACTGGTCAACTCGGCCGCCTTCGCGCTCAGTTCGCCGATCCACAGTTTCGGCCAGGCGATCAACGTGCTGGGGCGGCGCCAGCTGCAACGCTGGCTGCAATTGCTGCTCTACGCGCGGCAGCAGGACGACGGCCTGGCCAATCCGCTGCTGCCGCTGGCGGCGGTGCGCGCGGCCCACATGGAAGCGCTCAGCAAATCGCTCGGCTGGGACCGCGACCAGCAGGACATGGCCTTTGTCGCCGGCGTGTTCTCGCTGCTCGATGTGCTGCTGGGCATGTCGATGACGGAAATCGTCGCCGCGCTCAGCCTGGACTTGGATGTCGTCATGGCGCTGCTGGACCGCGGCGGCCCGCTGGGCGAACTGCTCAGCCTGGTCGAACGCCACGACCGCGCCGCGCTCGACAAGGCCGGCATCGGCGCCGACACCTACTGGCAAGCGCAACTGCAGGCGTACCACTGGGCCATCCAGGTCAGCAGGAATCTGTAA